The following proteins are encoded in a genomic region of Negativicutes bacterium:
- a CDS encoding formate--tetrahydrofolate ligase gives MKSDVEIAQEATMKPIVKVAEELNIAEEELELYGKYKAKVSLKSWEKIKNRPDGKLILVTAINPTPAGEGKTTTTVGLGDAIRKLNKKVVIALREPSLGPCFGVKGGAAGGGYAQVVPMEDINLHFTGDFHAITSAHNLLAAVIDNHIHQGNELNIDPRKITWRRVVDLNDRALRSIICGLGGTANGVPRETGFDITVASEMMAILCLAKDLDDMKERIGKIIVGYTYDGTPIKASDLNVTGALTLLFKDAIKPNLVQTLENTPAFVHGGPFANIAHGCNSVMATKFALKLADVVVTEAGFGADLGAEKFLNIKCRFAGFKPDAVVVVATVRALKMHGGMAKNELTAENMTALADGLANLTKHIDNMHKFGLPTVVAINAFPTDTEKELLFVKEKCEAMGAEVAVSKVWEQGGTGGIVLAEKVLEASNKKSNFNYIYDEKDEIKVKIKKIAQEIYGATDVTYTVAAEKTITELTALGFTDTPICMAKTQYSLSDDMAKLGCPKDFNITVRELRIAAGAGFIVAITGNILTMPGLPKVPAAERMDITNEGKIVGLF, from the coding sequence ATGAAAAGTGATGTTGAGATTGCTCAAGAAGCAACAATGAAACCAATAGTAAAAGTCGCAGAAGAACTTAATATTGCCGAAGAAGAGCTAGAGCTTTATGGCAAATACAAGGCTAAAGTTTCTTTAAAATCATGGGAAAAAATCAAAAATAGACCTGATGGAAAATTAATTTTGGTTACTGCAATTAATCCGACGCCGGCCGGTGAAGGAAAGACAACGACGACTGTTGGACTGGGTGATGCAATTCGCAAACTTAATAAAAAGGTAGTAATAGCCCTTAGAGAACCTTCATTAGGGCCTTGTTTTGGTGTAAAAGGCGGTGCTGCTGGAGGCGGTTATGCTCAAGTTGTACCGATGGAAGATATTAATCTTCACTTTACCGGAGATTTTCATGCGATAACTTCAGCCCATAACTTACTAGCAGCAGTGATTGATAATCATATCCATCAAGGCAACGAATTAAATATTGATCCTCGTAAAATTACTTGGCGACGAGTTGTTGATTTAAATGACAGAGCGCTGCGCTCGATTATCTGTGGACTAGGTGGAACGGCGAATGGTGTGCCTCGGGAGACTGGTTTTGATATCACAGTAGCTTCTGAAATGATGGCTATTTTATGCTTAGCAAAAGATCTTGACGATATGAAAGAACGAATAGGAAAAATCATTGTCGGCTATACATATGATGGTACACCGATTAAGGCTAGTGATTTAAATGTTACTGGAGCTTTGACGTTATTGTTTAAAGATGCAATTAAACCTAACTTGGTGCAAACTTTAGAAAATACACCGGCCTTTGTTCACGGTGGACCTTTTGCTAATATTGCACATGGCTGTAATAGTGTGATGGCAACAAAATTTGCTTTAAAATTAGCTGATGTGGTTGTTACAGAAGCTGGTTTTGGTGCAGATTTAGGTGCGGAAAAATTCTTAAATATTAAATGTCGTTTTGCCGGATTTAAACCAGATGCAGTTGTAGTTGTAGCAACAGTTAGAGCGTTGAAAATGCATGGTGGTATGGCGAAAAACGAGCTAACTGCTGAGAATATGACAGCGCTAGCAGACGGTCTAGCTAATTTAACTAAGCATATTGATAATATGCATAAATTTGGACTACCAACAGTGGTAGCGATAAATGCTTTTCCAACAGACACTGAAAAAGAGTTATTATTTGTTAAAGAAAAATGTGAAGCAATGGGAGCGGAAGTTGCGGTATCAAAAGTATGGGAACAAGGCGGTACCGGAGGGATAGTATTAGCAGAAAAAGTACTGGAAGCATCTAATAAAAAATCTAATTTTAACTATATTTATGATGAAAAAGATGAAATAAAAGTTAAAATTAAAAAAATAGCACAAGAAATATATGGTGCGACTGATGTTACCTATACAGTGGCAGCTGAAAAAACTATTACAGAGTTAACTGCCTTGGGTTTTACGGATACGCCGATTTGTATGGCGAAAACGCAGTATTCTTTAAGTGATGACATGGCAAAACTTGGTTGTCCAAAGGATTTTAATATAACAGTAAGAGAACTTAGAATTGCTGCTGGAGCTGGTTTTATCGTTGCTATTACCGGTAATATTTTAACGATGCCGGGATTACCGAAAGTGCCGGCAGCTGAAAGAATGGATATTACCAATGAAGGGAAAATAGTTGGTTTGTTCTAA
- the folD gene encoding bifunctional methylenetetrahydrofolate dehydrogenase/methenyltetrahydrofolate cyclohydrolase FolD, translating into MAANILVGKVFASKIKGEVKAEVEKLKQQHNVNPGLAVIIVGENPASKVYVANKHRSCEEVGIYSAVIELPETTTKEELLQKIDELNKDEKIDGILVQLPLPEHIRADESEILDFINPNKDVDGFHPANVGKLGIGQEHLVPCTPLGCIKMLELAGIEIAGKNAVVIGRSNIVGKPMFNLLLARNATVTICHSRTKDLATVTKQADILVVAIGKPNFLTADMVKPGAVVIDVGINRIAPKKLVGDVDFDSVKEVAGAITPVPGGVGLLTIAMLLHNTVKAAKLNRNIN; encoded by the coding sequence AAAGGCTGAAGTTGAAAAACTAAAACAACAACATAATGTTAATCCGGGGTTAGCGGTTATTATAGTTGGCGAAAACCCGGCATCAAAAGTTTATGTAGCTAATAAACACCGATCTTGTGAAGAAGTTGGTATTTACTCAGCAGTAATAGAACTGCCGGAAACTACTACCAAAGAAGAGTTATTACAAAAAATTGATGAATTAAATAAAGATGAAAAAATTGATGGTATTTTGGTTCAATTACCATTACCGGAGCATATTAGAGCTGATGAAAGTGAAATTCTTGATTTTATTAATCCCAATAAGGATGTCGATGGTTTTCACCCTGCTAATGTAGGTAAACTTGGGATTGGACAAGAACATTTAGTTCCTTGTACCCCATTAGGTTGTATTAAAATGTTGGAGTTAGCAGGAATTGAGATTGCAGGGAAAAATGCTGTAGTTATTGGTCGTAGTAATATTGTTGGTAAACCGATGTTTAATTTACTATTAGCACGGAATGCTACGGTTACAATCTGTCATTCCCGCACTAAAGATTTGGCTACAGTAACTAAACAAGCTGATATTTTAGTTGTGGCTATTGGTAAACCTAATTTTCTTACAGCTGATATGGTTAAACCTGGAGCGGTGGTAATTGATGTTGGAATTAATAGAATTGCTCCAAAAAAATTAGTTGGCGATGTGGACTTTGATAGTGTAAAAGAAGTTGCTGGAGCAATAACACCGGTGCCGGGTGGCGTTGGCTTATTAACTATTGCGATGCTACTTCATAATACTGTTAAAGCAGCAAAATTAAATAGAAATATTAATTAA
- a CDS encoding methylenetetrahydrofolate reductase: MTKISVEIVPRDKEYLLDELNVVKQFKEIDIINIPELLRYDIHSWEGCKIAKQYFNQAIPHIRAIDIDLDQPLPMVEFLRENNINEVLVVTGDPPQDMGRKIYPTISTDVIRKFKMEMPEVKVYAGIDQYRTSMRAESYSIKRKIQAGADGFFTQPFFDLRFLEIYAELLEGKEVYWGVSPVLSDKSVNYWETKNNVVFPKNFAPTLEWNIDFAQKVLEFVTRTNSNIYFMPIRTKLADYLSGILAKK; encoded by the coding sequence ATGACTAAAATATCAGTAGAAATAGTGCCACGCGATAAAGAGTATTTATTAGATGAATTAAATGTTGTAAAACAATTTAAAGAAATCGATATTATAAATATTCCGGAATTATTACGTTATGATATACATAGCTGGGAAGGCTGTAAAATAGCTAAGCAGTATTTCAATCAAGCAATCCCTCATATTAGAGCAATTGATATTGATTTAGACCAACCATTACCAATGGTTGAATTTTTAAGAGAAAATAATATCAATGAAGTATTAGTAGTTACTGGTGATCCGCCACAAGATATGGGCAGAAAAATATATCCAACTATTAGTACTGATGTAATTCGTAAATTTAAAATGGAAATGCCAGAAGTAAAAGTATATGCTGGTATTGATCAATATCGAACTAGTATGAGAGCTGAATCATACAGTATAAAAAGAAAAATTCAAGCAGGGGCAGATGGATTTTTCACACAACCATTCTTTGATTTAAGATTTTTAGAAATTTATGCCGAACTACTGGAAGGTAAGGAAGTTTACTGGGGCGTTTCACCTGTTCTTTCCGATAAATCCGTAAATTACTGGGAAACAAAGAATAATGTTGTTTTTCCGAAAAATTTTGCACCGACCTTAGAATGGAACATTGATTTTGCACAAAAAGTGCTTGAGTTTGTAACCAGAACAAACTCTAATATTTATTTTATGCCAATTAGAACTAAACTGGCGGATTATTTGTCAGGTATTTTAGCTAAGAAATAA